Proteins co-encoded in one Leptidea sinapis chromosome 16, ilLepSina1.1, whole genome shotgun sequence genomic window:
- the LOC126968669 gene encoding oxysterol-binding protein-related protein 1 isoform X1, whose translation MYTRKTNTVVFCRTSLPVAQFSRGDFSLWSVLKNCVGKELSKITMPVVFNEPLSFLQRMLEYLEYASLLRIASEQTDPVARMECIAAFAVSALASNWERLGKPFNPLLGETYELERPEFRAVCEQVSHHPPVSAFHADSPHFVFHGSVHPKLKFCGKSVEIQPKGQVTVELPRWGEAYTWSNVNCCVHNVIVGKLWIEQYGSMEVTCHGGAGLKANLCFKPAGFNNRDLHRVEGFIMDPSKKRLRFLYGKWTQYIKCCSASAYEQWAKDRGEEAGTQQTPKKVLAKLNSFKVGALRSMSIQDSEEPETSDEVPKPDESFNIDIPGSVTLWEARPRPPNSSQFYQFTEFSMSLNEMQRDMKGELCPTDSRLRPDVRLLEQGDIDGAAAEKTRLEEKQRAARKALKKSTDAWQPRWFSQGTNPYTKQEDWLYNGGYWDRNYEHLKDIDIF comes from the exons TTGTGTTTTGTAGAACATCACTTCCAGTGGCCCAATTTAGCCGCGGTGATTTCTCTCTGTGGTCTGTGCTGAAGAACTGCGTGGGTAAAGAACTATCAAAGATCACTATGCCGGTGGTGTTCAACGAGCCCCTATCCTTCCTGCAGAGGATGCTGGAGTACCTAGAGTATGCAAGTCTCTTGAGGATTGCTTCTGAACAGACTGATCCTGTTGCCAGAATGGAGTGTATCGCTG CATTTGCAGTGAGTGCTCTGGCATCGAACTGGGAGCGACTCGGAAAACCATTCAACCCTCTGCTGGGCGAGACTTATGAACTTGAACGACCGGAGTTTCGAGCCGTTTGTGAGCAG GTTTCCCACCACCCCCCGGTGTCAGCGTTTCACGCAGACAGCCCGCACTTCGTGTTCCACGGGTCAGTTCATCCCAAACTGAAGTTCTGCGGAAAAAGTGTCGAAATACAACCAAAAGGGCAGGTCACTGTGGAGCTGCCAAG ATGGGGTGAAGCTTACACCTGGAGTAACGTGAACTGTTGCGTCCATAACGTGATCGTGGGCAAACTGTGGATAGAGCAGTACGGAAGCATGGAGGTGACGTGTCACGGTGGGGCAGGTCTCAAGGCAAACCTCTGCTTCAAGCCAGCTGGCTTTAACAACAGGGACCTGCATCGAGTTGAAGGCTTTATCATGGATCCCAG taAGAAACGGCTTCGTTTCCTGTACGGAAAATGGACTCAATACATCAAATGCTGCTCTGCGTCAGCATATGAACAGTGGGCCAAGGATCGTGGAGAGGAGGCCGGCACTCAACAGACACCCAAGAAAGTACTCGCGAAACTGAACAGTTTCAAAGTTGGAGCTCTACGTTCTATGTCCATACAAGAT agcgAAGAACCAGAGACATCAGATGAAGTACCAAAACCGGACGAGTCGTTTAATATAGATATACCAGGATCTGTTACGCTTTGGGAAGCTCGGCCCAGGCCTCCAAATAGTTCACAG TTCTACCAGTTCACCGAATTTTCAATGTCTCTGAATGAAATGCAGCGCGATATGAAAGGCGAGCTCTGTCCCACGGACAGTAGACTGAGACCTGATGTCAGGCTGCTGGAGCAGGGAGATATTGACGGTGCTGCAGCGGAGAAGACCAGGCTTGAGGAGAAGCAACGTGCTGCAAGGAAGGCTCTTAAGAAGTCCACTGACGCGTGGCAACCGAG ATGGTTCAGCCAGGGTACAAATCCGTACACGAAACAAGAAGACTGGTTGTATAACGGTGGATACTGGGACCGGAACTATGAACATCTTAAAgacattgatatattttaa
- the LOC126968669 gene encoding oxysterol-binding protein-related protein 1 isoform X2, which translates to MENYVYQENKYRTSLPVAQFSRGDFSLWSVLKNCVGKELSKITMPVVFNEPLSFLQRMLEYLEYASLLRIASEQTDPVARMECIAAFAVSALASNWERLGKPFNPLLGETYELERPEFRAVCEQVSHHPPVSAFHADSPHFVFHGSVHPKLKFCGKSVEIQPKGQVTVELPRWGEAYTWSNVNCCVHNVIVGKLWIEQYGSMEVTCHGGAGLKANLCFKPAGFNNRDLHRVEGFIMDPSKKRLRFLYGKWTQYIKCCSASAYEQWAKDRGEEAGTQQTPKKVLAKLNSFKVGALRSMSIQDSEEPETSDEVPKPDESFNIDIPGSVTLWEARPRPPNSSQFYQFTEFSMSLNEMQRDMKGELCPTDSRLRPDVRLLEQGDIDGAAAEKTRLEEKQRAARKALKKSTDAWQPRWFSQGTNPYTKQEDWLYNGGYWDRNYEHLKDIDIF; encoded by the exons AACATCACTTCCAGTGGCCCAATTTAGCCGCGGTGATTTCTCTCTGTGGTCTGTGCTGAAGAACTGCGTGGGTAAAGAACTATCAAAGATCACTATGCCGGTGGTGTTCAACGAGCCCCTATCCTTCCTGCAGAGGATGCTGGAGTACCTAGAGTATGCAAGTCTCTTGAGGATTGCTTCTGAACAGACTGATCCTGTTGCCAGAATGGAGTGTATCGCTG CATTTGCAGTGAGTGCTCTGGCATCGAACTGGGAGCGACTCGGAAAACCATTCAACCCTCTGCTGGGCGAGACTTATGAACTTGAACGACCGGAGTTTCGAGCCGTTTGTGAGCAG GTTTCCCACCACCCCCCGGTGTCAGCGTTTCACGCAGACAGCCCGCACTTCGTGTTCCACGGGTCAGTTCATCCCAAACTGAAGTTCTGCGGAAAAAGTGTCGAAATACAACCAAAAGGGCAGGTCACTGTGGAGCTGCCAAG ATGGGGTGAAGCTTACACCTGGAGTAACGTGAACTGTTGCGTCCATAACGTGATCGTGGGCAAACTGTGGATAGAGCAGTACGGAAGCATGGAGGTGACGTGTCACGGTGGGGCAGGTCTCAAGGCAAACCTCTGCTTCAAGCCAGCTGGCTTTAACAACAGGGACCTGCATCGAGTTGAAGGCTTTATCATGGATCCCAG taAGAAACGGCTTCGTTTCCTGTACGGAAAATGGACTCAATACATCAAATGCTGCTCTGCGTCAGCATATGAACAGTGGGCCAAGGATCGTGGAGAGGAGGCCGGCACTCAACAGACACCCAAGAAAGTACTCGCGAAACTGAACAGTTTCAAAGTTGGAGCTCTACGTTCTATGTCCATACAAGAT agcgAAGAACCAGAGACATCAGATGAAGTACCAAAACCGGACGAGTCGTTTAATATAGATATACCAGGATCTGTTACGCTTTGGGAAGCTCGGCCCAGGCCTCCAAATAGTTCACAG TTCTACCAGTTCACCGAATTTTCAATGTCTCTGAATGAAATGCAGCGCGATATGAAAGGCGAGCTCTGTCCCACGGACAGTAGACTGAGACCTGATGTCAGGCTGCTGGAGCAGGGAGATATTGACGGTGCTGCAGCGGAGAAGACCAGGCTTGAGGAGAAGCAACGTGCTGCAAGGAAGGCTCTTAAGAAGTCCACTGACGCGTGGCAACCGAG ATGGTTCAGCCAGGGTACAAATCCGTACACGAAACAAGAAGACTGGTTGTATAACGGTGGATACTGGGACCGGAACTATGAACATCTTAAAgacattgatatattttaa